A single genomic interval of bacterium harbors:
- a CDS encoding enoyl-CoA hydratase-related protein, translating to MAYEFIRVEKQEHLTILTINRPDVMNALHPPACKEMDEAFEEFSQDPEAWVAIVTGAGDKAFSAGNDLKWQAVHGGKALREGIDSLKGGFGGITRRFDLFKPVIAAVNGLALGGGFEIALACDIIVASENASFGLPEPRVGMIAGAGGVHRLPRQIPFHLAMGLILTARRISAREAQQMGLVNEVVPAPQLMEAARKWAEAILECAPLAVRASKEAALQGLGQPLEDVMRKIFPGVAAMAASEDFVEGPRAFAQKRKPQWKGR from the coding sequence ATGGCCTACGAGTTCATCAGGGTGGAAAAGCAAGAACATCTAACCATACTTACCATCAACAGGCCAGATGTGATGAACGCCTTGCATCCACCTGCGTGCAAGGAAATGGATGAGGCCTTCGAGGAGTTCTCACAAGATCCCGAGGCATGGGTGGCCATAGTGACCGGAGCAGGAGACAAGGCCTTCAGCGCGGGCAATGACCTTAAGTGGCAGGCAGTGCACGGAGGAAAGGCTCTTAGGGAGGGCATCGACTCCCTCAAGGGTGGATTCGGGGGCATAACCAGGAGATTCGATCTTTTCAAACCGGTCATTGCTGCTGTCAATGGTTTGGCCTTGGGTGGAGGCTTCGAGATAGCCCTGGCCTGCGACATCATAGTTGCTTCGGAGAATGCCAGCTTTGGTCTGCCTGAGCCCAGGGTGGGAATGATAGCCGGAGCAGGAGGGGTGCATAGACTTCCCAGGCAGATTCCATTTCATCTGGCCATGGGCTTGATCCTGACCGCAAGGCGCATCTCAGCCAGGGAGGCCCAGCAGATGGGTCTCGTAAACGAGGTGGTGCCAGCCCCCCAGCTCATGGAGGCGGCCCGCAAATGGGCAGAGGCGATCCTGGAATGTGCCCCCCTGGCCGTTCGGGCCAGCAAGGAAGCTGCCTTACAGGGGTTGGGACAACCCTTGGAGGATGTGATGAGAAAGATTTTTCCAGGGGTGGCTGCCATGGCCGCTTCCGAAGATTTCGTGGAGGGCCCTCGTGCCTTTGCACAGAAGAGAAAACCTCAGTGGAAGGGCAGATGA
- a CDS encoding amidohydrolase, with the protein MNQAMLAVRAEIREMTPWLVEVRRDLHKHPELKFQEVRTSSKVAGLLQQWGMEPKTGVAHTGVVGLLDTGKPGPVLALRADMDALPIQEIQSRDYASQNPGLMHACGHDAHVTMLLGAARALATACMPPRGAVKFIFQPGEEGGAGGLRMVEAGVLENPKVSAALALHVFPTLRVGELGLTPGPALASVDDFVIKLKGRGSHAAHPHTARDPILAGAALIQALQSIVSRNTDPLESLVVSVTRFQAGTAFNIIPEDSEIWGTIRALKEPVRLQAQASIEEVARGIAAAHGVMAETEIRRGYPVLYNDPSVIAFVEDVACDFLGKEAVLHLPPSMGSEDFSYFLEKCPGAFVVIGCSEPGGTPAPMLHTPQFDISEEVLPIGVELLVRLVHQFMQEPHAREFAG; encoded by the coding sequence TTGAACCAGGCAATGCTGGCCGTCAGGGCTGAGATAAGGGAAATGACCCCCTGGCTTGTGGAGGTACGGAGGGATTTACACAAGCATCCAGAACTCAAGTTCCAGGAAGTAAGGACCTCCAGCAAGGTTGCCGGGCTCCTCCAGCAGTGGGGCATGGAACCCAAGACAGGGGTAGCTCACACGGGCGTGGTGGGGCTTCTGGACACAGGCAAACCCGGTCCTGTGCTGGCGTTGAGGGCGGATATGGACGCCCTTCCCATTCAGGAGATTCAAAGCAGGGATTATGCCTCCCAGAATCCGGGCCTGATGCATGCCTGCGGTCACGACGCCCACGTGACAATGCTCCTGGGGGCCGCCAGAGCCTTGGCCACAGCTTGCATGCCTCCCAGGGGTGCGGTCAAGTTCATATTCCAGCCGGGAGAGGAGGGAGGTGCAGGGGGCCTAAGGATGGTGGAGGCCGGAGTCCTGGAAAATCCAAAGGTTAGCGCGGCCTTGGCCCTCCATGTGTTCCCAACCCTTCGCGTGGGTGAGTTGGGGCTCACCCCGGGGCCAGCCCTGGCCTCGGTGGATGATTTTGTAATAAAACTCAAGGGTCGGGGAAGCCACGCAGCCCACCCACACACCGCCAGGGACCCCATACTGGCTGGAGCAGCCTTGATCCAGGCCCTTCAGTCCATTGTCAGCAGAAACACAGATCCCTTGGAGTCTTTGGTGGTCAGTGTGACCCGCTTTCAGGCAGGAACAGCCTTTAACATCATTCCGGAAGACTCTGAGATATGGGGAACCATAAGGGCCCTTAAGGAGCCAGTGCGTCTTCAAGCCCAGGCCAGCATAGAGGAGGTTGCCAGGGGGATAGCTGCGGCCCACGGAGTAATGGCAGAGACAGAGATCAGAAGGGGTTACCCGGTCTTATACAACGACCCTAGCGTGATTGCTTTTGTGGAGGATGTGGCATGCGACTTTCTGGGCAAGGAGGCAGTCCTTCACCTTCCGCCTTCCATGGGCTCTGAGGACTTCTCATATTTTCTTGAAAAATGCCCTGGGGCATTCGTGGTCATTGGGTGCTCGGAGCCAGGAGGAACTCCGGCTCCCATGTTGCACACACCACAGTTTGATATCAGCGAAGAGGTGCTGCCCATAGGAGTGGAGCTCTTGGTCAGGCTGGTTCACCAGTTCATGCAAGAGCCTCATGCTCGTGAGTTTGCCGGTTGA